From Salarias fasciatus chromosome 5, fSalaFa1.1, whole genome shotgun sequence, a single genomic window includes:
- the LOC115389266 gene encoding bcl-2-like protein 1 has product MSSSNRELVEFFLSHRLSQRNHPSSLLRPQDARQRTEEDQASSSASNGSVFSGSAGRSQSPRAETDPVKSALLDSADEFELLFKQAFSDLSSQLDITPDTAYHSFKSVMDEVFKDGVNWGRIVGLFAFGGVLCVECVEKDMSELVSRIADWMTMYLDENINFWIESQGGWEYFAEIFGRGAASEARRSREKMTRWLLVGVALLAGVLIGVGIAKRQ; this is encoded by the exons ATGTCGTCCAGCAACCGAGAGCTGGTGGAGTTCTTTTTAAGCCACAGGCTGTCTCAGAGGAACCATCCGTCCTCCCTGCTGAGACCGCAGGATGCACGGCAAAGGACCGAGGAAGACCAGGCCAGCTCATCGGCCAGCAATGGCTCGGTGTTCAGCGGCAGTGCTGGGCGGTCCCAGTCTCCACGCGCCGAAACTGACCCTGTGAAGTCTGCCCTTCTGGACTCCGCCGACGAGTTCGAACTTCTCTTCAAGCAAGCTTTCAGCGATCTTTCCTCGCAGCTCGACATCACTCCCGACACGGCCTACCACAGCTTCAAGAGCGTGATGGACGAGGTCTTCAAGGATGGCGTCAACTGGGGGCGTATCGTAGGCCTGTTTGCCTTCGGCGGCGTGCTGTGCgtggagtgtgtggagaagGACATGAGCGAGCTGGTGTCACGCATTGCAGACTGGATGACCATGTACCTGGATGAGAACATCAATTTCTGGATTGAGAGCCAGGGGGGATGG GAATACTTCGCTGAGATTTTCGGGCGTGGCGCTGCTTCAGAGGCGAGGAGATCCCGGGAGAAGATGACGAGGTGGCTGCTAGTTGGGGTGGCGCTGCTAGCGGGAGTGCTGATCGGCGTGGGCATCGCTAAGAGACAGTGA
- the gata1a gene encoding GATA binding protein 1a isoform X2: MEDSPEQSHWVSPALLSSDPLAGFPSDASLLPPGEDGEGFFSSQDSDYTIRQMFTSPSLLSNFQLLDGPSSHSLTSPYNPPPTTWSSSPLTKTPLLSPTPTSLYTPGVASPFASSRDGYSSPNREGSESPRLQEALKAERLSPLGGSGASSSFLNLTPAAGSMYTPSTHSHMLSPYSPYMSGSTQDYSSAALYSGPGAWINPSYSPKLRNKMRISTPEARECVNCGATATPLWRRDGTGHYLCNACGLYHKMNGQNRPLIRPKKRLIVSKRAGTLCANCHTSTTTLWRRNANGEPVCNACGLYFKLHNVNRPLTMKKDGIQTRNRKVSNKNKKSKKAALLDSYSEATQPASLDDNVGPYSLGPGTLLTYGHAPHLIPTPSALHPSASLPYTHHLNSGMVPTLV; the protein is encoded by the exons ATGGAAGATTCGCCAGAACAGTCCCACTGGGTGTCTCCAGCTCTCCTCAGTTCAGACCCTCTGGCTGGTTTCCCCTCCGATGCCAGTCTGTTGCCTCCGGGAGAAGACGGAGAGGGCTTCTTCTCCAGCCAGGACAGTGACTACACCA TCCGGCAGATGTTCACCTCTCCCAGTCTGCTGAGCAACTTCCAGCTTCTGGACGGGCCCAGCAGCCACTCCCTGACCTCACCTTACAACCCCCCGCccaccacctggagcagcagcccTCTCACTAAGACCCCGCTGCTCTCGCCGACGCCAACCTCACTCTACACGCCCGGCGTCGCCTCCCCGTTCGCCTCCTCCAGGGACGGATACTCGTCCCCAAACAGGGAGGGCAGCGAGAGCCCGCGGCTTCAGGAGGCCCTGAAGGCCGAGCGCCTGAGCCCACTGGGGGGGTCGggcgccagcagcagcttcctgaacCTGACCCCCGCGGCGGGGAGCATGTACACTCCTtcgacacactcacacatgctgAGCCCCTACAGTCCATACATGAGCGGCAGCACGCAGGATTACAGCTCCGCTGCCCTCTACTCTGGCCCCGGAGCGTGGATCAACCCCTCCTACTCCCCAAAACTCCGCAACAAGATGAGGATATCCACTCCAG AGGCCAGAGAGTGTGTTAACTGTGGAGCCACAGCGACCCCCCTGTGGCGCCGGGATGGTACCGGCCACTACCTGTGTAACGCCTGCGGCCTGTACCACAAGATGAACGGCCAGAACCGACCTCTGATCCGGCCCAAGAAGAGACTG ATTGTGAGCAAGCGGGCAGGTACTCTGTGCGCCAACTGCCACACCAGCACCACGACACTGTGGAGGCGCAACGCCAATGGAGAGCCGGTGTGCAACGCCTGCGGACTCTACTTTAAACTGCACAAC GTCAACCGCCCGCTCACCATGAAGAAAGACGGCATTCAAACCCGGAACAGAAAAGTCTCCAATAAGAACAAGAAGAGCAAGAAGGCGGCCTTGTTAGACTCGTACTCGGAGGCGACTCAGCCCGCCTCGCTGGACGACAATGTTGGACCCTACTCCCTCGGCCCCGGCACTCTCCTGACCTACGGCCACGCGCCGCACCTCATCCCTACACCCTCCGCCTTACACCCGTCTGCAAGCCTACCCTACACACACCACCTTAACTCTGGCATGGTGCCCACTCTGGTGTGA
- the gata1a gene encoding GATA binding protein 1a isoform X1, whose translation MEDSPEQSHWVSPALLSSDPLAGFPSDASLLPPGEDGEGFFSSQDSDYTSMPSFFSNQSHSRAPSVYRHSAVRQMFTSPSLLSNFQLLDGPSSHSLTSPYNPPPTTWSSSPLTKTPLLSPTPTSLYTPGVASPFASSRDGYSSPNREGSESPRLQEALKAERLSPLGGSGASSSFLNLTPAAGSMYTPSTHSHMLSPYSPYMSGSTQDYSSAALYSGPGAWINPSYSPKLRNKMRISTPEARECVNCGATATPLWRRDGTGHYLCNACGLYHKMNGQNRPLIRPKKRLIVSKRAGTLCANCHTSTTTLWRRNANGEPVCNACGLYFKLHNVNRPLTMKKDGIQTRNRKVSNKNKKSKKAALLDSYSEATQPASLDDNVGPYSLGPGTLLTYGHAPHLIPTPSALHPSASLPYTHHLNSGMVPTLV comes from the exons ATGGAAGATTCGCCAGAACAGTCCCACTGGGTGTCTCCAGCTCTCCTCAGTTCAGACCCTCTGGCTGGTTTCCCCTCCGATGCCAGTCTGTTGCCTCCGGGAGAAGACGGAGAGGGCTTCTTCTCCAGCCAGGACAGTGACTACACCAGTATGCCCTCTTTCTTCTCCAATCAGAGCCATAGCCGGGCGCCATCCGTCTACAGGCACAGTGCGG TCCGGCAGATGTTCACCTCTCCCAGTCTGCTGAGCAACTTCCAGCTTCTGGACGGGCCCAGCAGCCACTCCCTGACCTCACCTTACAACCCCCCGCccaccacctggagcagcagcccTCTCACTAAGACCCCGCTGCTCTCGCCGACGCCAACCTCACTCTACACGCCCGGCGTCGCCTCCCCGTTCGCCTCCTCCAGGGACGGATACTCGTCCCCAAACAGGGAGGGCAGCGAGAGCCCGCGGCTTCAGGAGGCCCTGAAGGCCGAGCGCCTGAGCCCACTGGGGGGGTCGggcgccagcagcagcttcctgaacCTGACCCCCGCGGCGGGGAGCATGTACACTCCTtcgacacactcacacatgctgAGCCCCTACAGTCCATACATGAGCGGCAGCACGCAGGATTACAGCTCCGCTGCCCTCTACTCTGGCCCCGGAGCGTGGATCAACCCCTCCTACTCCCCAAAACTCCGCAACAAGATGAGGATATCCACTCCAG AGGCCAGAGAGTGTGTTAACTGTGGAGCCACAGCGACCCCCCTGTGGCGCCGGGATGGTACCGGCCACTACCTGTGTAACGCCTGCGGCCTGTACCACAAGATGAACGGCCAGAACCGACCTCTGATCCGGCCCAAGAAGAGACTG ATTGTGAGCAAGCGGGCAGGTACTCTGTGCGCCAACTGCCACACCAGCACCACGACACTGTGGAGGCGCAACGCCAATGGAGAGCCGGTGTGCAACGCCTGCGGACTCTACTTTAAACTGCACAAC GTCAACCGCCCGCTCACCATGAAGAAAGACGGCATTCAAACCCGGAACAGAAAAGTCTCCAATAAGAACAAGAAGAGCAAGAAGGCGGCCTTGTTAGACTCGTACTCGGAGGCGACTCAGCCCGCCTCGCTGGACGACAATGTTGGACCCTACTCCCTCGGCCCCGGCACTCTCCTGACCTACGGCCACGCGCCGCACCTCATCCCTACACCCTCCGCCTTACACCCGTCTGCAAGCCTACCCTACACACACCACCTTAACTCTGGCATGGTGCCCACTCTGGTGTGA
- the LOC115388168 gene encoding ras-related protein rab7, with translation MGAREGPVTLKVILIGNSGVGKSSFMNRYVYHRFTNMYRATIGSDLLSKTVHVDGETVNLQIWDTAGTERFQSLGTPLYRGAHCCMLVFDVSFSALDAWRKEFLIQGEPQDPDHFPFIVLGNKTDLSDREVSRGKALQWCNEINAEYFEGSAKEDLAVDKPFARAAERGFQQYKKHTLENTGHFQITCKQPRETRNTCEC, from the exons ATGGGCGCGCGAGAGGGTCCAGTGACCCTGAAGGTCATCCTCATAGGAAACTCCGG gGTGGGGAAATCCTCCTTCATGAACAGATATGTGTATCACCGCTTCACCAACATGTACCGGGCCACGATCGGAAGCGACCTGCTCTCCAAAACCGTGCACGTGGACGGAGAGACGGTCAACCTGCAG atctgGGACACGGCGGGCACGGAGAGGTTCCAGTCTCTGGGCACGCCGCTGTACAGAGGAGCCCACTGCTGCATGCTGGTGTTTGACGTCAGCTTCTCTGCCCTGGACGCCTGGAGGAAAGAGTTCCTGATCCAGGGCGAGCCGCAGGATCCCGACCACTTCCCCTTCATCGTCCTGGGAAACAAAACCGATCTGAGCGATCGGGAG gtGTCTCGGGGTAAAGCCCTGCAGTGGTGCAACGAAATAAACGCCGAGTACTTCGAAGGCAGCGCCAAGGAGGACCTGGCGGTGGACAAGCCGTTCGCCCGAGCGGCCGAGCGCGGCTTCCAGCAG tacaaaaaacacacattggaAAATACAGGACATTTCCAGATAACCTGCAAACAGCCGAGAGAAACTCGCAACACCTGTGAGTGCTGA